One stretch of Mycolicibacterium fallax DNA includes these proteins:
- a CDS encoding putative glycolipid-binding domain-containing protein: MTGTAENEQQSPWPAILTWRAHDARRMESVRVQLSGNRLKAYGRIVSAHTDTAPAFSASYDLVTDESGATKRLSMTVTLGERERQLSIARDEENMWLVQAPSGQTSRVGFDGALDVDVVFSPFFNALPIRRTGLHRRTESLTLPVVYVWLPELEVKPATLSYASRGDGGIDLTSPVAETRITVDDGGFIEDYPGLAERI; this comes from the coding sequence GTGACGGGTACAGCGGAAAACGAGCAGCAGAGCCCCTGGCCGGCGATCCTGACCTGGCGTGCCCACGATGCCCGCCGGATGGAATCGGTGCGGGTGCAGCTGTCGGGAAACCGGCTGAAGGCCTACGGCCGGATCGTCTCCGCGCACACCGACACCGCGCCGGCCTTCTCCGCGTCCTACGACCTGGTCACCGACGAGTCCGGTGCCACCAAGCGACTGTCCATGACGGTCACCCTCGGCGAGCGGGAGCGGCAGCTTTCGATCGCGCGCGACGAGGAGAACATGTGGCTGGTGCAGGCGCCGTCCGGGCAGACCTCCCGGGTCGGCTTTGACGGGGCGCTGGACGTCGACGTGGTGTTCAGCCCGTTCTTCAACGCGCTGCCGATCCGTCGCACCGGCCTGCACCGTCGCACCGAATCGCTGACCCTGCCGGTGGTCTACGTCTGGCTGCCCGAACTGGAGGTCAAGCCCGCGACGCTGAGCTACGCCAGCCGCGGCGACGGCGGCATCGACCTGACCTCGCCGGTCGCCGAGACCCGGATCACCGTCGACGACGGCGGTTTCATCGAGGATTATCCGGGCCTGGCAGAGCGGATCTGA
- a CDS encoding prephenate dehydrogenase translates to MCVLGLGLIGGSLLRAATAAGYRAFGYNRGTESVRAATAAGFDADDDLTAVLTRAAAEDALIVLAVPMPALPALLARIAETAPGCALTDVTSVKGAVLDAVTAAGLRDRFVGGHPMTGTAHSGWEAGDARLFAGAPWVVAVDEHVDAGVWMSVMRLALDCGSVVVPARSDEHDTAAAAISHLPHLLAEALADTAGEVPLAFALAAGSFRDGTRVAATAPDLVRAMCEANAGNLRDMLDRSIKLLTGARDALAEHGSVAELVEAGHAARVRYENFPRPDLLTVTVGEPDWRAALASAGRGGAVIRSALPGPDNPR, encoded by the coding sequence ATCTGCGTTCTCGGCCTCGGCCTGATCGGCGGCTCCCTGCTGCGCGCGGCCACCGCCGCCGGATACCGCGCCTTCGGCTACAACCGCGGCACCGAGAGCGTCCGCGCCGCCACCGCGGCCGGCTTCGACGCCGACGACGACCTGACCGCGGTGCTGACCCGCGCCGCCGCCGAGGACGCGCTGATCGTGCTCGCCGTCCCGATGCCGGCGCTGCCCGCCCTCCTGGCCCGAATCGCCGAGACCGCACCGGGCTGCGCCCTGACCGACGTGACCAGCGTCAAGGGCGCGGTGCTCGACGCGGTCACCGCGGCCGGGCTGCGCGACCGGTTCGTCGGCGGGCACCCGATGACCGGCACCGCGCACTCCGGCTGGGAGGCCGGCGACGCCCGGCTGTTCGCCGGCGCGCCGTGGGTGGTCGCCGTAGACGAGCACGTCGACGCCGGGGTGTGGATGTCGGTGATGCGGCTGGCGCTGGACTGCGGGTCGGTGGTGGTGCCGGCCCGCTCCGACGAGCACGACACCGCGGCCGCCGCGATCTCGCACCTGCCGCACCTGCTGGCCGAGGCGCTGGCCGACACCGCGGGCGAGGTGCCGCTGGCGTTTGCGCTGGCGGCCGGATCGTTCCGGGACGGCACCCGGGTCGCGGCCACCGCCCCGGATCTGGTCCGGGCGATGTGCGAGGCCAACGCCGGCAACCTGCGGGACATGCTGGACCGCAGCATAAAACTGCTGACCGGCGCCCGGGACGCGCTGGCCGAGCACGGCTCGGTGGCCGAGCTGGTGGAGGCCGGGCACGCCGCGCGGGTGCGCTACGAAAACTTCCCGCGGCCCGATCTGTTGACCGTCACCGTCGGCGAACCCGATTGGCGGGCCGCGCTGGCGTCCGCCGGGCGGGGTGGGGCGGTGATCAGATCCGCTCTGCCAGGCCCGGATAATCCTCGATGA
- a CDS encoding tRNA adenosine deaminase-associated protein, with product MGTQPEGHAVSVVQVDGKWRCAPLSDRALSDLSAAETELRELRAAGAVFGLLDIDHEFFVIIRPGPTGPRLLLSDATAALDYDLAAEVLERLDADIDDEDLEDSDPFEEGDVGVLADLGLPAGVLGVILADTDLYADEQLTRIAEELGFLDEFSAVLDKLDS from the coding sequence ATGGGTACACAGCCGGAGGGCCATGCGGTCTCAGTGGTGCAGGTCGACGGCAAGTGGCGCTGCGCCCCGTTGTCGGACCGGGCGCTGAGTGACCTGTCCGCAGCCGAGACGGAGCTGCGCGAACTGCGCGCGGCCGGTGCGGTCTTCGGCCTGCTCGACATCGACCACGAGTTCTTCGTGATCATCCGGCCGGGCCCGACCGGCCCGCGGCTGCTGCTCTCGGATGCGACCGCGGCGCTGGACTACGACCTGGCCGCCGAGGTGCTCGAGCGGCTCGACGCCGACATCGACGACGAGGACCTGGAGGACTCCGACCCGTTCGAGGAGGGCGACGTGGGGGTGCTCGCCGACCTGGGCCTGCCGGCCGGGGTGCTTGGGGTGATCCTGGCCGACACCGATCTCTACGCCGACGAACAGCTGACCCGCATCGCCGAGGAGCTGGGCTTCCTCGACGAGTTCTCGGCGGTGCTGGACAAGCTCGACTCGTGA
- a CDS encoding nucleoside deaminase: protein MTGPAPGDEALIRAALAAAAAAGPDDVPIGAVVVDADGVELARAANAREELGDPTAHAEILALRAAAAVHGDGWRLAGATLAVTVEPCTMCAGALVAARVHRVVFGAWEPKTGAVGSLWDVVRDRRLTHRPQVRGGVLEAQCAALLTEFFAAHRDD from the coding sequence GTGACCGGGCCGGCGCCGGGTGATGAGGCGCTGATCCGGGCGGCGCTGGCGGCCGCGGCGGCGGCCGGTCCCGACGACGTGCCGATCGGCGCGGTCGTCGTCGACGCCGACGGGGTGGAGCTGGCCCGGGCCGCCAACGCCCGCGAGGAGCTGGGGGATCCCACCGCGCACGCCGAGATCCTGGCGCTGCGGGCGGCCGCGGCCGTCCACGGCGACGGCTGGCGGCTGGCGGGCGCGACGCTGGCGGTGACCGTCGAACCGTGCACGATGTGCGCCGGGGCGCTGGTCGCCGCGCGGGTGCACCGGGTGGTGTTCGGGGCCTGGGAACCCAAGACCGGAGCGGTCGGCTCGCTGTGGGATGTGGTGCGCGACCGGCGGCTGACGCACCGCCCGCAGGTCCGCGGCGGGGTGCTGGAGGCGCAGTGCGCGGCGCTGCTGACGGAGTTCTTTGCCGCGCACCGCGACGATTAG
- a CDS encoding DUF4333 domain-containing protein gives MIVVGVLILLALVVDRRQCYPPGGSLTNFLTTPTTISAPTTISTPPTPQTEWPSAPAMVTPLPGKADDPFIDWCRRTYRDSKTERIQCYMDKGLIETPVGWPEWTRQTQSAQSSYTSATSSVSAANSSNRASYDASVKAAQEQCASTKGFASVALWLAAVLAALVTVFLWYRRFRAKRTDRGRTPVPDPERTEEIVRPRAAPEGFSTAHYDPERTEEIVRPQPARPPRSIPKLPRGVGDGLVSRAKNVRLPKAPKLSSRGGEGSVSRAKDVRLPSEFASRAKNVRLPSGLVSRLKDVKLPTGLASRLKNVRLPKNRKLLIGVGGGIAALVVLIVIVTAFSGGNDALSKRDLEAQIRSVAAFTWGSGTTVKCNGGLPNEVGATQTCTAVSADGDRRETVRVKVIEVNTSGVPNWCTLNSRTNECSY, from the coding sequence GTGATCGTCGTGGGAGTCCTGATCCTGCTGGCGCTCGTCGTTGACCGGAGACAGTGCTACCCCCCTGGTGGTTCGCTGACGAATTTCCTGACCACGCCGACTACCATCTCCGCGCCGACCACCATCTCCACGCCGCCGACTCCGCAGACCGAGTGGCCGAGTGCTCCAGCGATGGTCACGCCGCTGCCTGGCAAAGCGGACGATCCGTTCATCGACTGGTGCCGTCGAACCTATCGGGACTCCAAGACTGAGCGGATTCAGTGCTACATGGACAAGGGGCTGATCGAGACCCCTGTCGGATGGCCGGAGTGGACCCGGCAGACGCAATCCGCGCAGTCCTCCTATACGAGTGCGACCTCCAGCGTCAGCGCTGCGAACTCCTCGAACAGGGCGTCGTACGACGCCAGCGTCAAGGCCGCGCAGGAGCAGTGCGCCAGCACGAAGGGCTTTGCCAGCGTCGCGCTCTGGTTGGCCGCAGTCCTCGCAGCGCTGGTCACGGTTTTCCTGTGGTACAGGCGTTTCCGCGCGAAGCGCACCGACAGGGGCAGGACGCCCGTCCCCGACCCCGAGCGAACAGAGGAGATTGTCCGACCGCGGGCGGCGCCAGAGGGGTTTAGCACCGCCCACTATGACCCCGAGCGAACCGAGGAGATCGTCCGACCCCAGCCCGCCCGTCCGCCGCGTTCCATCCCGAAGCTGCCGAGAGGCGTCGGTGACGGGCTCGTCTCACGCGCCAAGAATGTGCGATTGCCGAAGGCGCCTAAGCTGTCGAGCCGAGGGGGAGAGGGGTCCGTCTCAAGAGCCAAGGATGTGAGACTGCCCAGCGAGTTCGCCTCACGGGCCAAGAATGTGCGACTGCCGAGTGGGCTCGTTTCGCGTCTCAAGGACGTGAAGCTCCCGACTGGACTCGCCTCGCGCCTGAAGAATGTGCGGCTGCCGAAGAACCGCAAACTGCTCATCGGCGTGGGCGGTGGAATCGCCGCACTCGTCGTGCTCATCGTGATCGTGACTGCGTTCTCTGGGGGGAACGACGCCCTATCGAAACGAGACTTGGAAGCGCAGATCAGGTCAGTCGCCGCGTTCACCTGGGGGTCGGGTACGACCGTCAAATGCAATGGAGGTTTGCCCAACGAGGTTGGGGCAACGCAGACGTGCACTGCGGTGAGCGCGGACGGGGATAGGCGGGAGACCGTCAGGGTCAAGGTGATCGAGGTGAACACCAGCGGCGTGCCTAACTGGTGCACGCTGAACAGCCGAACGAACGAATGCAGTTACTAG
- a CDS encoding VOC family protein, with protein MNTEPELLAVTLFVSDVPASVAFYSALGITFDSDLHGGIGPVVIGLHPSSERWPTTRTALSLTVPSLGAVTAAFGALGVPWEPVEGLSGKVIAASDPDGNRVLIAQRIAT; from the coding sequence ATGAACACCGAACCCGAACTCCTGGCCGTGACGTTGTTTGTCTCCGACGTGCCCGCGTCAGTCGCCTTCTACTCCGCGTTGGGCATCACCTTCGACTCCGATCTCCACGGCGGCATCGGCCCCGTCGTGATCGGCCTTCACCCATCGTCGGAGCGGTGGCCGACGACCCGCACGGCACTCAGCCTGACCGTGCCCTCACTCGGCGCGGTGACCGCCGCGTTCGGTGCGCTCGGCGTCCCGTGGGAACCCGTCGAAGGACTCAGCGGCAAGGTGATCGCGGCCAGCGACCCCGACGGGAATCGGGTGTTGATCGCGCAGAGGATCGCCACATGA
- a CDS encoding recombinase family protein: MLIGYARVSTVDQDPALQLRALESAGAQRVYVDHGVSGSVASRPELDRCLDTLRSGDTLVVWRLDRLARSLRNLLDLVALLAERGVHLRSLTESIDTGSASGRMVLAVFGALGEFERELIRERTAAGLEAAKARGARLGRPTALSADQLAQARTLVSGGHRVADVAATLGVARSTLYRSLKEDAA, encoded by the coding sequence ATGTTGATCGGATACGCCCGCGTCTCGACGGTGGATCAAGACCCCGCGCTGCAACTGCGGGCGCTGGAATCGGCTGGAGCCCAACGTGTTTACGTCGATCACGGCGTGAGCGGGTCGGTGGCGAGTCGGCCCGAACTCGACCGCTGCCTGGACACGCTGCGCAGCGGTGACACCCTCGTCGTGTGGAGACTCGACCGCCTCGCGCGCAGCCTCCGCAACCTGCTAGACCTGGTGGCGCTGCTGGCCGAGCGCGGCGTCCATCTGCGGTCGCTCACGGAGTCCATCGACACTGGCTCCGCGTCGGGCCGCATGGTGCTGGCGGTGTTCGGAGCGCTCGGCGAGTTCGAACGCGAACTGATCCGTGAGCGCACCGCCGCCGGACTCGAAGCCGCCAAGGCCCGGGGCGCACGACTTGGCCGTCCGACGGCATTGTCGGCTGACCAACTCGCGCAGGCGCGGACTCTGGTCTCTGGCGGGCACCGCGTGGCCGACGTCGCGGCGACGCTCGGTGTCGCGCGGAGCACCCTGTACCGATCCTTGAAGGAGGACGCAGCGTGA
- a CDS encoding recombinase family protein, whose protein sequence is MRTAAYVRVSTANQTVEQQRDQIRAAGYKPACVFKDNASGAAGSPRPGWDACLGWLQPGDRLVVAAVDRLGRSVHEVTSALHSLSERGVVVHSVRENVDTSTAMGKVMIGMLASVAALELELGRERRAASRSARVARGLPATCPPKLSADQQAELVKLYHGGTSVSDLAERFEVSRRSVFRYVRQAKQRLVA, encoded by the coding sequence ATGCGAACAGCGGCCTACGTGAGAGTGTCCACGGCCAACCAGACCGTCGAGCAGCAGCGTGACCAGATCCGCGCAGCGGGATACAAGCCCGCTTGCGTGTTCAAGGACAACGCCAGCGGCGCCGCTGGTTCGCCGCGCCCTGGGTGGGATGCGTGCCTTGGTTGGCTTCAGCCCGGCGACCGCCTGGTGGTCGCCGCCGTGGATCGCCTCGGGCGCTCCGTCCACGAGGTGACGAGTGCGCTGCACAGTCTGTCCGAGCGCGGCGTGGTCGTCCACAGCGTGCGCGAGAACGTGGACACGTCAACGGCTATGGGCAAGGTGATGATCGGGATGCTCGCCAGCGTCGCCGCCTTGGAACTGGAACTCGGGCGGGAGCGCCGGGCCGCGTCCAGGAGCGCCCGCGTGGCGCGGGGGCTGCCCGCGACATGCCCACCCAAACTCAGCGCCGACCAGCAGGCCGAGCTGGTCAAGCTCTACCACGGCGGCACGTCGGTCTCCGACCTCGCAGAGCGGTTCGAGGTGTCGCGCCGTTCGGTGTTCCGCTATGTCCGTCAAGCGAAGCAACGTCTCGTCGCCTGA
- a CDS encoding DUF7373 family lipoprotein, which produces MPGEAQRDPSVSADAAVPALLNPGGYPTAPRTQLGAAGERGGQMEAHRMFDALVLPFQIEPTLTTNWDTGLYKNARATKMGMASPISEAVGDHGFVVGIQVTGIAGADPRIADLSLSNGWLRFPDDAKATAAVADMATRAKTVSLPMDLTGKPSATQPVAVPRHPGTAAVTFTTDPRAVHVLAFTARGPYVLTQHAWSTRDGVDAAELVAKTLDEQIPLVDSFVPTAIDALASLPLDPTGMVARTMEPPEDYGRTVEKGSYGPHGGLAQFQYPAPLEPIFTAAGVTTVTLGETVTYKVRDADAAITMASALAAVENPYREYEPSDSVPGLPGSHCRVFRSSTLRDYSCTAAAGDVVFGYSGAQEDQVHQVMSAQYLILEAK; this is translated from the coding sequence ATGCCGGGTGAAGCCCAGCGCGACCCGAGCGTTTCCGCTGACGCCGCAGTGCCCGCCTTGCTCAACCCAGGCGGATACCCCACCGCGCCGCGAACGCAGTTGGGCGCGGCGGGCGAACGCGGCGGGCAGATGGAAGCGCACCGGATGTTCGACGCGCTGGTGCTGCCGTTCCAAATCGAACCGACCCTGACCACGAACTGGGACACAGGCCTCTACAAGAACGCGCGCGCCACCAAAATGGGCATGGCCTCGCCGATCTCCGAAGCCGTGGGCGACCACGGGTTCGTGGTCGGAATCCAGGTCACTGGAATCGCGGGAGCGGACCCGCGTATCGCCGACCTGTCTCTGAGCAACGGATGGCTGCGCTTCCCCGACGACGCGAAGGCCACCGCCGCAGTCGCGGATATGGCGACCCGAGCCAAGACGGTCAGCCTGCCGATGGACCTCACTGGCAAGCCGAGCGCCACGCAGCCCGTCGCCGTGCCGAGACACCCGGGGACCGCGGCGGTCACGTTCACCACCGACCCCAGGGCAGTGCATGTGCTCGCGTTCACCGCCCGCGGCCCGTACGTGCTGACCCAGCATGCGTGGTCCACGCGTGACGGCGTGGACGCCGCCGAGCTGGTCGCAAAGACCCTTGACGAGCAGATCCCCCTGGTCGACAGCTTCGTCCCGACGGCCATCGACGCGCTGGCTTCACTGCCGCTGGACCCCACCGGCATGGTTGCCCGCACGATGGAACCGCCCGAGGACTATGGCCGCACGGTGGAAAAGGGCAGCTACGGCCCACACGGCGGGCTTGCGCAATTCCAGTATCCCGCCCCACTGGAACCGATATTCACCGCCGCCGGAGTGACGACGGTGACGCTCGGCGAGACCGTCACGTACAAGGTCCGCGACGCGGACGCCGCGATCACGATGGCCTCGGCACTCGCCGCCGTGGAGAACCCGTACCGCGAATACGAGCCGAGCGATTCCGTGCCTGGTCTGCCTGGATCGCACTGCCGAGTGTTCCGCTCCTCGACGTTGAGGGATTACTCCTGCACAGCCGCGGCGGGCGATGTCGTGTTCGGCTATTCGGGCGCGCAGGAAGACCAGGTGCACCAGGTGATGTCTGCGCAATACCTCATATTGGAGGCCAAATGA
- a CDS encoding DUF4190 domain-containing protein has translation MTYWDSSGQGQRGWPGDPFGGAPDAPPVTYGNQPAPTFHGGQPVPTPPAGPTNPLAVLSVVFAFVAPPAGIALGHVALWQIKKHNQPGRQLALIGTVLSYVMTVLLIVALVVWLLMSRDEPTPAAAPTSTTAPSAAPPTTTTSTAPTGPLAWGTPEQILTEEQDDVAVGLDGSVYLADQDRGVIRYDPASGTRETLPFRSGVHSVAVDQSGNVYGCGGDVWKLTKGSSTPEKLPFTSLESCKDVSVDAAGNVYAASIFGAHQVFKLDAASGSATVLPLTGSQEPTAIEADAEGNLYVVNTPPSLIGSSTLRLDAATGEQTTVDIPKGSIKGIATDSSGNLYRAANPWQLYMRDAATGAVKLILDDPRNSASRFDCKGMATDSQGNLYCVGLNGLWKVPRK, from the coding sequence ATGACGTACTGGGATTCATCCGGCCAAGGGCAGCGAGGCTGGCCTGGTGATCCGTTCGGCGGCGCGCCCGACGCTCCACCCGTGACCTACGGGAATCAGCCCGCCCCCACCTTCCACGGCGGTCAACCCGTCCCCACGCCGCCCGCCGGACCGACGAACCCCCTCGCGGTCCTGTCGGTGGTTTTCGCGTTCGTTGCGCCTCCTGCGGGGATCGCGCTCGGCCACGTCGCGCTGTGGCAGATCAAGAAACACAACCAGCCGGGGAGACAGCTCGCACTCATCGGCACCGTCCTGTCCTACGTGATGACGGTTCTGCTGATCGTCGCTCTGGTGGTGTGGCTGCTGATGAGCCGCGACGAGCCCACACCAGCAGCCGCGCCCACCAGCACCACCGCGCCTTCGGCTGCACCGCCGACCACCACCACCTCGACTGCCCCGACCGGGCCGCTGGCATGGGGCACGCCCGAGCAGATCCTCACCGAGGAGCAAGACGATGTGGCCGTCGGCCTGGATGGGAGCGTCTACCTCGCCGACCAGGATCGAGGGGTGATCCGATACGACCCCGCGTCCGGCACCCGCGAGACGCTGCCGTTCAGGTCGGGCGTCCATAGTGTCGCCGTGGACCAGTCGGGCAACGTCTACGGCTGCGGTGGAGACGTGTGGAAATTGACGAAGGGTTCGTCCACGCCAGAGAAGCTGCCGTTCACCTCGCTGGAATCCTGCAAGGACGTGTCCGTCGACGCGGCGGGCAATGTGTACGCGGCGTCCATCTTCGGCGCGCACCAGGTGTTCAAGCTCGACGCGGCGTCGGGCTCGGCGACTGTCCTGCCGCTCACTGGGTCGCAGGAACCGACCGCCATCGAGGCCGACGCGGAGGGGAACCTCTACGTCGTCAACACCCCGCCCAGCTTGATCGGTTCTTCGACACTGAGGCTGGACGCCGCAACCGGCGAGCAGACAACCGTGGACATCCCCAAAGGCAGCATCAAAGGGATAGCCACGGATTCCAGCGGCAACCTGTACCGGGCGGCGAATCCATGGCAGTTGTACATGCGGGACGCCGCGACGGGCGCTGTGAAACTCATCCTCGACGACCCGCGCAACTCAGCGTCCAGGTTCGACTGTAAGGGTATGGCGACCGACTCCCAAGGCAACCTTTATTGTGTGGGCCTGAATGGGCTCTGGAAGGTACCTCGCAAGTAG
- a CDS encoding helix-turn-helix domain-containing protein — protein MTVTCENPTDTVSAALQRLRDVTRALYRSQEGMRCIAYERREIVRDLHSRGMTYTAIADAIGMAPQTVWQMARGAEEAGR, from the coding sequence ATGACCGTGACCTGCGAAAATCCGACGGATACGGTGTCCGCGGCGCTGCAACGTCTAAGGGACGTGACGCGCGCGCTGTACCGATCCCAGGAAGGCATGCGTTGTATTGCATATGAGCGTCGTGAAATCGTGCGCGATCTGCACAGCCGGGGAATGACGTACACCGCCATCGCCGACGCGATCGGGATGGCCCCCCAAACCGTGTGGCAGATGGCTCGCGGCGCCGAGGAGGCGGGACGATGA
- a CDS encoding PIN domain-containing protein, which produces MSGFRVVLDTCSLVPIAQADLLLTLAGRGLYHPLWSDAVIGELQYAILLANELMTPERVARRLDAMNNAFEDALVTGWEPLEDRITGMADDNDRHIVAAAIQGNAEAIVTDNVRDFPNQALEPWGLHAISTSDFLLDLLDLSQGAVIGALIEMSDKRKNPPLTVDQILDSLELCPSVAFVREVRAIIDNGS; this is translated from the coding sequence ATGTCTGGCTTTCGCGTCGTGCTGGACACCTGCTCGCTGGTGCCCATCGCCCAGGCAGACCTGCTGCTCACGCTGGCAGGGCGTGGGCTGTACCATCCGCTTTGGAGTGACGCCGTCATCGGCGAGTTGCAGTACGCGATTCTGCTGGCGAACGAGTTGATGACTCCAGAGCGGGTGGCACGACGCCTCGACGCGATGAACAACGCCTTCGAGGACGCACTGGTGACGGGGTGGGAGCCGCTCGAAGACCGCATCACGGGGATGGCCGACGACAACGACCGCCACATCGTCGCCGCTGCCATCCAGGGCAACGCGGAGGCGATCGTCACCGACAACGTCCGGGACTTCCCCAACCAGGCGCTCGAACCGTGGGGCCTGCACGCGATCAGCACCAGCGACTTCCTGCTCGACTTGCTTGACCTGAGCCAAGGCGCGGTCATCGGCGCCCTCATCGAGATGTCGGACAAGCGGAAAAACCCGCCCCTCACCGTCGACCAGATTCTCGACTCCCTGGAACTGTGCCCGTCGGTGGCGTTCGTCCGCGAGGTTCGGGCGATCATCGACAACGGGTCGTAG
- a CDS encoding helix-turn-helix domain-containing protein — MTKALKKGTILPPEDLGELLDLSKFLEQHEHPAALLGPDGEQIPLPMEVYEVLKSVVAAMGRRRGVTIAPVDQLLTTQDAADLLGVSRPTVIKLIDQGKLKCDTPSGSRHRRLRLAEVLDYQKRRKSERDEALTQLVRDAEEDNLYDLSHETLAAAVKEARKARAGRGGTNG, encoded by the coding sequence ATGACGAAGGCACTGAAGAAGGGCACAATCCTGCCCCCAGAGGACTTGGGGGAACTTCTCGACCTGTCCAAGTTCCTGGAACAGCACGAACACCCCGCGGCCCTGCTCGGACCCGACGGCGAGCAGATCCCGCTGCCGATGGAGGTCTACGAGGTGCTCAAGAGCGTCGTCGCCGCAATGGGGCGCCGCCGTGGCGTCACCATAGCCCCAGTCGACCAATTGCTGACCACGCAGGACGCCGCCGACCTGCTCGGCGTCAGCAGACCCACGGTCATCAAGCTGATCGACCAGGGAAAGCTGAAGTGCGACACCCCCAGCGGAAGCCGACACCGCCGGTTGCGGCTGGCCGAGGTTCTCGACTACCAGAAGCGGCGCAAGTCGGAGCGTGACGAGGCGCTGACCCAACTCGTCCGCGACGCCGAGGAGGACAACCTCTACGACCTCAGCCACGAGACCCTCGCAGCCGCCGTCAAGGAGGCGCGAAAGGCGCGTGCGGGTCGCGGGGGAACCAACGGCTGA
- a CDS encoding polymorphic toxin type 44 domain-containing protein — protein sequence MTLDQVMGANHEVVLAEIRSWTQTADDLDTAAEDYVRMVEHPGGTVWSGRTAEAAVTLAYSDRKVIGADADAITKMSTNAENAMVAPVAALGDVRAMIENARQLGFDVNQDLSVSWTRPTGMSDKQAEAYENAVAPFSQQIQAAGKAWWDAELVAAEKMITQANGLALPFDDAGNPGAVEERNGRIVLVDNDMSPGMDAEGGGGGGSWIAPSDRFAAAEEFIYNEMSTNVNSPWVSAMKKSMESMNPLEKADAIHAFYNLVKEGGPWDHKPQIRALVGAQNGDDLFFQEPGSDRQVFYDIYSNLHYGYIGRASGLPEWLLMEAAGGGLPGTGVNDPGDDITMKAGITLFEKYGPGMTAAQFHAGMMDAINELTAAQAAGSDITQIRIAGK from the coding sequence GTGACCCTCGATCAGGTGATGGGCGCCAACCATGAGGTGGTGTTGGCCGAGATCCGTTCCTGGACGCAGACCGCCGACGACCTGGACACCGCGGCTGAGGACTACGTGCGGATGGTGGAACACCCCGGCGGCACGGTGTGGTCGGGCCGCACCGCCGAGGCCGCGGTGACTCTGGCCTACAGCGACCGCAAGGTGATCGGCGCCGACGCCGACGCGATCACCAAAATGTCGACCAACGCCGAGAACGCGATGGTCGCCCCCGTGGCCGCGCTCGGCGACGTGCGGGCCATGATCGAAAACGCCCGTCAGCTCGGTTTCGACGTCAACCAGGACCTGTCGGTCAGTTGGACCAGACCGACGGGCATGAGCGACAAGCAAGCCGAAGCCTACGAAAACGCCGTCGCGCCGTTTAGCCAGCAGATCCAAGCCGCGGGGAAAGCCTGGTGGGACGCCGAACTGGTCGCCGCCGAGAAGATGATCACACAGGCCAACGGCCTGGCCCTGCCGTTCGACGACGCGGGCAACCCAGGCGCCGTCGAAGAGCGCAACGGGCGGATCGTGCTGGTGGACAACGACATGTCCCCTGGGATGGACGCCGAGGGCGGGGGTGGCGGTGGTAGCTGGATCGCACCCAGCGACCGTTTCGCGGCTGCTGAGGAGTTCATCTACAACGAGATGTCCACGAACGTCAACTCGCCGTGGGTGAGCGCAATGAAAAAGTCGATGGAAAGCATGAATCCCCTTGAAAAGGCCGACGCCATCCATGCGTTCTACAACCTCGTCAAAGAAGGTGGGCCCTGGGACCACAAGCCGCAGATACGCGCGTTGGTCGGCGCGCAGAACGGCGATGATCTCTTCTTCCAAGAACCGGGTAGCGACCGCCAGGTGTTCTACGACATCTACTCGAACCTGCACTACGGATACATCGGCCGCGCCTCTGGACTGCCCGAATGGCTTCTCATGGAGGCCGCAGGCGGGGGGCTCCCTGGAACTGGTGTCAACGACCCTGGCGACGACATCACGATGAAAGCGGGCATCACGCTCTTTGAGAAATATGGACCTGGCATGACGGCGGCGCAGTTCCACGCGGGCATGATGGACGCGATCAACGAGCTGACGGCGGCACAGGCCGCGGGCTCGGATATCACGCAGATCCGGATAGCGGGCAAATGA